A segment of the Sanyastnella coralliicola genome:
CCATACGGCCACGGTGTACTTGGCAGTAACGCCCACGGCCCATGCGTCTCGAAAACCATAACTCGTGCCCGTCTTCCAGCTAATCGAACGGCTGCCATCCATCATCTCCCATCCCAATTCCGAGACTGGACGTTTTACGTTTTTCAGTGCTTCAAGACATGCATGGGATGACCCTGGGGAGAATCTGCGCGCAAATTCTTCATTCAATGCCTTCTCAGGATCAACATAAATAGAAGCGCACTTCGCAGGTGGACGACCAGAGGTTTCGACATAGCTCAACACGTGTTCACCCATCATGCGGTAGGCATTGGCCAATTCCCATAAGGTGACTTCACCACCACCTAGTATTAATGACAGCCCATAGTGATCTGCTGATCGATTCAAATGCTCGAAACCAAGCTGATTGAGTTGCTGTTTAAAAGGCGCCACTCCATAGCGTTGAAGTTCGATTACTGCGGGTACATTTAGTGATCTTGCCAAGGCTTCGTGCGCAGGAACCATTCCGTTAAACTTTTTATCGAAGTTGTTAGGGTTGAATCCCCTGAGATTGAGCGGAGTATCTTCGATGAGTTCTTCAGGTGAAAGTAGACCTTTATCGAGCATAGCCATGTATAAAAATGGCTTCAGGGCACTGCCAGGTGAACGAGGAGCAGTGACAATATTTACGTGTCGATTTCTATCAGATTTCGAGGCATTTCCGATGTATGCGACCACCTCTCCGGTTTCTGTTTCAACAACAATTGCTGCAGCATTGTGTACCAAATTTGAGCTAAGATGAGTATGGTGTCGATCGACGATATTTTGCGTTGATGACTGTACATTTTGATCGAGCGTAGAGGGGAAACGTTGTTGACCTTTCTCTTGTTCCAGTTCATTGAGAAGATGCATTGCTTGTTGAGGCAATGGTTTAGGTGCAAGGGGTAGTTCTTCTTCTAAACTGAGTTCCAAAGTGAGGGCATCGAAGTGTCCTTCTTCGAAGAGCGTTTGAAGAAGTCGATTGCGCTTTTCTTTTAATGAATCTCGATTTTTACCAGGGTGAATTAAAGAAGGTGCGTTTGGAAGAACTGCTAACGTGGCTGATTCAGCCCAGGTTAATTGATGAGGTGAACAGCCGAAGTACCTCCAGGAGGCTGCTTCTAGTCCAACAACGTTTCCACCCATCGGTGCGTTGGCTGAATAGAGGGCGAGTACCTCCTCTTTCGAGTATGAAAACTCTAATCGCAGGGCACGGAAGATCTCAGTAAATTTTTCGAAATAGGTTCTTCCAGGATTGTCTCGACTCATGCGAATCACTTGCATCGTGATCGTACTACCGCCGCGAACCACTTTTCCCTCTGTGAGATTCTCCCACAGTGCTCTGGCCAGTGATGGAGGATATACACCGGGGTGTTTGTAGAAGTGGCGATCTTCAAATGCGACAATAGCCGCGGCAAAGCGCTCTGGGACTGAATCTCCTTTTACAAAGCGCCATTGACCGTCTTCAGCAACCCTCGCTGCGAGGAGCTTATCGTTTCGGTCGTAAAGGCTTGGCGAGTTAGGTTTATCAAACAAGGGGTTTGGCAAACATCCGATGAACCACACCACAAAGGCCAGCGTAATCACCTGGCGTGTGCGTTTGAGGTATTTGCGGAGAGGCCTTTTCACAAACTAAAAATAGAATAAGACCAGCGTCTTCGGCCTGGATTCAAGCACGAGATCTTATTTAAGCGTTATTCGTCGCATCTTGACAAGGATTGGTAGCATCGCTGGATTCGGGCAAAATCCTACAAGGGTAGACCAAGTACAAGTGCTACCTTTGGAGCAAATGTATGCCCGATGAAAAGTATCATTTCCTCAATCCTCGTATGTATGACTGTGGTGGCCTTTGGACAACAACCGCCAAGTTTCTTCCATACTTACCTCGATGAAGCTCCAACTGTTGACTTCGCTCCATTCCACTTTGATCAGCTGATGCAAGAAGCAAACCGCTATGAAGAAGAGGAAGGGCGCACTATGCAAGGCCAGCTTCGCTATGATGATTTTGATTTCTTTTCGTTGGCTGATCACACTGAACTCAACGACGGGACTTCCATCTGGCGATTGAATTTCCATAGTGATGCGGCGCAAGCGATCTGTGTTTACTTTGATCAATTCCACCTACCGGTGGGAAGTAAACTATACATCTACGATGCTGATAAGCAATACTTTGAAGGTCCAATTGGTCACGAAGAAAACAACGACCACGGTAGATTTATGACCAACGATATTTGGGGTGAAAACATCGTGGTAGAATACGTTCAAACAGCGGAAGTGATCGGAACACCTTCGTTAAACGTAATGGCCATCGGATACATCTTCAGATACGCTTACCCGCCAGCAGAATTGAACGGACAACGCGGAGGCTCGCAGCCTTGTGAAGTCGATGTGAATTGTCCTGAGATCGACGGTTGGGAAGAACAGCGTGATGCAGTTGTTCGTCTTCGTATTACAGATAGCGGACAACAATTCCTGTGTTCAGGAGCGATGGTCAACAATACAACCCTTGATTGTAAGCAATACTTATTGAGCGCTTTGCACTGTGCTGACGGTGTTTCAGATGATGATTTTGCATTCCTTCAGGTGCGATTCAACTATGAGCGTCCATCTGACGACCCATGTGGTACAGGGGGCTTTTCAAGCTCAAGAAACCGAACCGGTGTATTCCATGTGGCGGATAGCAATGACAATGGTGCTGGAGGCTTCGAAGGATCAGATTTCTTGTTGTTGGAAGTAGAAGACGATATCCCAGATGCATGGAACCCGTACTTCGCAGGTTGGGATGCTTCAGGATCTGGATCTGGTAGCGGGGTAGGCATTCACCACCCAGCTGGAGACATCAAGAAAGTATCAACTTACACGTCAAACCTTCAAAGCGTTTGGCTAGGAGCTCCAGGTAGCCACTGGCAAGTGGTTTGGACACAAACAGAAACTGACCACGGTGTGACAGAAGGTGGTTCCTCAGGATCACCAATCTTCAATAACGATGGTTTGATCGTTGGAACACTCAGCGCCGGACTTTCGGCATGCACCAATGGTGGGGCAGGAGCCGGAACTGGTCCAAACGAGCCTGATTACTACGGTAAGATGAGCTACCACTGGGATTTCAATCCGAATTCAGACGATCAGAAACTCCACCTTTTCCTCGAGCCCTTTGGTGTGGGGATTAAGGAGTGTCCTGGAACTTACCGTCCGTGTGCAAACGCATTCGTGAATGTGACAGAAGCGACTTCTGATCAGTACCTCAACATTTCTCCGAATCCTACCACAGGAGAAATCTTCGTTCGCGTAAGCGAATTGATGGTAAAGCAAATCCAAGTATTCGACATGAACGGACGTGTGGTATTCACGCAACAGGCGCAAGGTCCAGTAAACCAACTGGATCTCTCCGACCTTCCAGCTGGAAGCTACGTGCTCGTTGTAGACACCCAAGCCGGAGATTCATTCAACCAACGCGTAGTGAAGTTGTAGGAACGCGGAGCGCGGATTGCGGAATGCAGAACGCGGAATGCAGAACGCGGTCCACAGTCCATGGTCCACGGTCTACGAAAAGACGTGCAACCTTTTGACTCCTACCCTCGACTGTTAAATAGTACCTGCGCACGTGCGCGTATAAAATGGTGTAACTTTGCCCCGAGCAATGACTGACCGAGCTAACTGGCTGAAATACTCTCTATCACTGTGCCTGGTTCTATTCGCACAGATCGCCTTTACCCAATGTGAGGTAGATGCCGGCGATGATATTACTATTTGTCAAGGAGAAACAGTAACCCTAGGAGGTTCCCCTACCATCGTTGAAGGTGGAGGAGGAGTAGGTGTGCAATGGTCCAATGGCCTTGGAAACGGGGAGAACCCAACAGTCACTCCTAACTCTACGACAACATACACCGTGAACATGACCGGTGGAGGTTGTGGTGGCGAAAGCGACCAGATCACCGTTACTGTACTACCATCACCAGAAGCAGATTTCAACTTCTCTCCGAACGGAGAATGTGGTGGGACAACAGTGAATTTCACTAGCACTTCTTCAGGAAATGGGTTGAGCTATGATTGGAACTTCGGCAATCCGGGAGCGCCATCGAATTCTTCAACTCAGCAGAACCCTTCTCATGAGTTTGTGGCACCTGGTAATGGCAACACGACCTTCACGGTAACGCTCACAGTGACCGATTCCAACGGATGTGTGGATTCATTTTCACAAACAGTGGATGTGCAAGAGTCACCAGATCCGACGATTACTGACGCCGACATCTTCACGCCATTCGTAATGTGTGGTGCTCAGGGGCAGGTAACTTTCGATTTGACGATTAACAACGGATCGACAACCACAGGTACCAATACCAATTACTTCATTGATTGGGGCGATGCGAGTGCTCCTTACGATGATCCGTCATTCACCTCGCTGACGCATACCTACACATCAGAAGGTTTCTACAACTTGACGGTGACCGTAACCGGTGACAATGGTTGTGAGAATACAGCGAACTACGAAGTCTTCGCAGGGTCGAACCCTTCAATTGGATTGGCGAACCCTGGGGCAACGATCAACTTATGTGCTCCGAATACGCTGGTCTTCCCATTAACGAACTACGAGAACAACTCTCCAGGTACGGAATACACGATTACCTTCTCTGATGGTTCGCCTCCAGAGACGTTTGTGCACCCGCCACCCGCCAGCGTAGAGCATACTTTCAATATCTCGTCTTGTGATTTCACGAGTTTGGGAGGTTTCGCGAATTCCTTTTATGTGCAGATTATCGCAGAAAACCCCTGTGGATTCTCAGCGGCAACGATTGAGCCTATTCAGACTTCTAGCGCACCAACCGCTGCGATGGATGTGTTCCCTGGAACTGAAGGATGTGCAGGTTCGCCATTCACCTTCACGAACGTTTCTACCAACTCGAATTTCAACAACAACGGGAACTGTACAAACTTAATGACCGCGAACTGGTCTATTGAGCCAGCTTCAGGTTGGACGGTAACCGGAGGTAGCTTGACGGATCCGGATAGTTTCTCGGCTGTTTTTGATCCGGGAACCTACACCATCACCATGGTAGGAGCGAACCCTTGTGGAGACGACGAGGTAAGCATTGATATTTGTGTCACTACTCCTCCGGAAGCGCTGTTCGCCATAGATCCTGTTTCGGGATGTGCGCCTTTGGAGGTACCTACAACGAATCTGAGTTCTTCGCTGAACAACTGTGATAACGAATCATACCTCTGGGAAATTACACCGAATACGGGCTGGTTTGTATCAAGTGGTTCAACTACCGCCATTGACCCAGAGTTCACTTTCACTCAAGAAGGGACCTACACCATTGAACTCAATGTGACGAACCTCTGTGGAACCGACATTTATACCCAACAAGTGACGGTAGTGGAACCACCAGCGGTGGATCTTTCACCTATACCTAGTGCATGTCAGGGAACGAACGTGACACCAATAGTATCCTACGATAATGGGGGAGGGACCATTTCTTCCTACGACTGGGATTTCACTGGCGGAACTCCGGATTCCTTTAATGGGGCCAACCCTCCGAATGTCTCTTATCCCAATACGGGTAACTACACTGTGACCATCACCATTGAGAATGAGTGTGGTGTAGGGTCAGATAGCGAGTCGTTTTTGGTTGAAACCGCACCAACGGTTACACTTTCTGCAGTTGACGATGAACTTTGTAACGGGCAAGCAACAACATTAACTGCCAACGGCGCAGTTACCTATGATTGGACTCCAGCACCTGGTTTGAATGTGATCAATGGTAACCAAGCAACGGTGAACCCTTCGAGCACAACCACCTATGAGGTTACTGGGTACAGTGCCGCAGGATGTATTGGAACGGCTTCCATTACTATCGATGTCAATCCACTGCCGGTTGTTGTCCCTGATGGAACATTTGAAATCTGTGCAGGAGACTGTGTAGACTTGGCAGTGAGTGTTTCTGGGGGACAAGCTCCGTATACCACTTACAACTGGACTCCTGCAGGAACGCTTGATGATCCTTCAAGTCCAACTCCGGAAGCATGTCCACCGTTTTCTGAGACTTACACTGTGAGTGTTACTGATGCGAATGGCTGCGTCGGACAAACGAATGTGCCTGTAACGGTCAATCCATTGCCTGCTGTGAATGCAGGAACAGACGTCACCTTATGTGATCAACCAGTTGCTGAGCAATTAACCGGCTTTTCTCCTCTTGGAGGTACATGGACTGGTCCGAACGTAACAGCGGGTGGTGAATTCACCCCATCAGGCACTGGGCTAGTCACGCTGACATACACATTCACTGATGCGAATGGTTGTACCAATTCAGATGACCTTGAAGTAGACGTTATCGCTCCAACAACGGCAGATGCAGGTCCGGATTTAGAGATTTGTCAACTCTCTCCAGCAGAGCAGTTGGTACCTGTGACTCCAGGAGGAACTTGGTCAGGAACAGATGTAAGTGTTGATGGCTTGTTTACACCAAACACGGTGGGCACATTCACTTTAACTTATGAACTTGGTGGAGGTTCTTGTCTTTCAACAGATCAAATTGAAGTGGAAGTATTTGAGCTTCCTGTTGTTGATGCCGGGATGGATGACAACATCTGTGAAGGGGATAGCATTCAATTAGGAGCCGCAGTTTCAGGAGGCGAATTGCCGTATGCGACTGAAGAATGGTTGGCGTCGCCATTCATCTCTGATGTCACTGATCCGAATACCTATGCTTCACCAACGACTACCACGGTGTTCACATTCACGGTGACTGACGATAATGGTTGTGTAGATTCAGATGACGTAACGATAAACGTCCTTTCTAGTCCTGTAGTTGAAGCTGGGCCAAACATCATCTTATGTAACCAGCCAATTGGGGAGCAACTCACAGGGTTCTCACCTATCGCTGGAGCAGGAGAGACTGGAGAATGGAGTGGACCAGACATCGATGTAGATGGTTTATTCACTCCGTCGCAGCCTGGAACATTCACCGTATACTATACATTCACCAACATCGCTGGTTGTACCAACATTGATTCATGTGATGTGACAGTGATTGATCCGACCTTGGCTAACGCTGGTCCTGATTTGGGCTTGTGTTTGAATGGTGCTGATGAAGTACTCGCAAATGGCGGTACATGGACAGGTGACAACGTTACTCCAGAAGGAGTTTTCAGCCCTACAGAAACAGGAACATTCGATCTTACCTATACCATTGGTGTCGGAACATGTGAGACTTCTGATGATCTCCAAATCACGGTATTCGAACTGCCAACAGTAGACGCTGGGTTAGAAGAGTTCATTTGTGAAGAAGACAGTACTCAACTTTCCGCGCTAGCGAGCTCACCTAACGGAGCCATCACAGACTACACATGGACTGGAGTAGGCTTAAGTGATGCAGCTATTGCAGATCCATGGGCATCACCTGTATCAACGACCACATTCACTGTTGAAGTAACTGACGTCGAAGGATGTCAGGCTTCTGATGATGTCACTGTCAATGTGAACGGCCTGCCTGTAGTTGACGCAGGACCAGACCTGACACTTTGTGATCAACCTATTGCAGAGACACTCACCGGTTTCTCTCCACTACCAGATATGACTTCGACAGGAGAATGGACTGGAACAGGTATCACCAACGCCGATGGCGAATTCACGAGTCCTGGAGTAGGGAACTACACACTTTACTACACTTTCACGGACATTGCTGGATGTGTTAATCTCGATAGTATTCAAGTGGAGGTTGTTCCACCGGTGATTGCAGAGGCTGGTCCGGTGCAAGAGATGTGCTTGAACAACGGTCAATACGAACTTCTGGGATACACTCCGACTGACAATGTGACTTGGAGTGGTGATGGAGTGGTTGATGCTGCTGAAGGTATCTTCGATCCGTTGGTTTCAGGTGATGGAACGTTTACGCTTTACTTGGAATTTGGAAGCGGAACGTGTTATACGATTGACTCCACAGAGGTAACGGTATTGCCTTTGCCTCAGATTATCGCGACTGACACTTCTCTGTGTGATAATGTTGGGATTTCGCCACTTCCTGAATTCTCGCCTATCGGCGGAACTTGGGAAGGAGTAGGGGTGTTTGATCCGGTAAACGGAACCTATGATCCGGCTGTTCCTACAGACATTGACAATGATATTTTCTACTGGTATACAGATCCAAACACGGGGTGTGCTGATACAGTGAATGTAGTGGTTGGAATTCTTCCTTCACCTCTGGCAGATTTCACTGTAGCACCTTTAGGATGTACTAATGGCCCAGTAGATGTGACGAATAACTCTGATGTAGCTGCCACCTACGATTGGGATTGGGGCAACGGAGATACATCCACAGGGTTTGACCCTGAATACACCTACCCAGATGAAGGAATCTTCGATATTGAGCTTATCGTAGCTCATGACTGGGGATGTTCAGATACACTGGTAATTTCGAATGAGATCATTGATCCGCCAACAGCGGCATTGACGATTACACCGGATGAAGGGTGTGCTCCGTTGGAAGTGGCCTTCGAGAATAACGCCATTGGACAATACCTCGATTTTGAATGGGATCTCTCAGTAACGACAACAACTGATACTGTTCCTGCCAATGTGATTTACCAGCAAGGTGATGACGTTCTTGAATACGAAGTGTCGCTAACGGCAAACAATTTCTGTGGGACTGACATCGCTGTAGACACCGTCACGGTATTCCCACAGCCGGTTGCTGGGTTTGGAACTGATTACGACGAGTTCTGTACGCCTTGGGATGCACAGATCAATAACACCAGCGTAGGTAACCCTGATATCTATGAGTGGGACTTTGGTGACGGTACTGGTAGCGCTCTCGAGGAACCTGGTTCTCACGTGTTCTACACAGATTCGCTGCCAACAGATTACACCATCACATTGATCACCACGAATGAATGTGGTGTGGATACTTTCGCTTATACCATCACGGTGTTGCCGAATACAGTGACAGCGTTCTTCAATACAGATACGACGCAAGGTTGTGAGCCACTTACAGTAGAGTTTACCGACTTCTCGGAAGGGGGTACGGTGATTGCCTATGACTTTGGTGATGACAACCTCTCAAACGATCCGAACCCGGTGCACACCTTCACTGAAGCTGGAGAGTACACGATCTACCAGTATGTGAACAACGGTTGTAGTTTCGACACAACGACAGCGCAAGTGGTGGTATTTGATTCACCTGAACTCGATTTCACCACCGATGTTCCGAACGTATGTGAGAATCAACCAGTTCAATTCATCAACCTATCAGAAGACGTCAATAACGTGATCTGGGACCTAGGTGATGGAACCGAAACGGACCTCACCAACCCAACACACCTTTATCAAGATGGAGGAACCTTTGACGTGACCATCACGGCAACGTCCATGTTCAACGAATGTGAAGCGACGTTGACGCAGCCATTCACCGTATTTGCAGCTCCTGAGACCGAGTTTAGTGTAGCTGATCAGGTAGGATGTAGTCCGTTTGTCGTGAACTTCAACAACGACACGCAGAACGGTAACTTCTATCAATGGGACTTCGGTGATAATGAGACGGGCAATGGTCCGGATGTGACTCATACTTTCTTCAACGATACAGCGGAACCGGCTTTGTATACGGTGACATTGATCTCAGAAAACCTGCAGTTGTGTGCGGATACATTCCAGATGGATATCATCGTATCGCCAACCCCGATCACCGACTTTAGTTTGTCTGAGACAGAGAGTTGTACATTCCCAATTACACTTCAGACATTCAATAACACCCAGTTTGCTGATGGATATGAGTGGGACTTCGCTCCATTTGGAAACTCAGACTTGGCAGAACCGGAGATCACCTTCGATCAAATCGGAACCTGGGACGTTACACTCACAGCGAGTAATGCGTACGGTTGCGAGACTAGCGAAACGGAACCATTCATCGTGCACCCAGCTCCAACAGCTTCTTATACCGCCAATCCAACCTGGGGTTGTATTGACCTTCCGGTGAGTTTCACCAATGAGTCTGACGGAACGATCATCGATTACCAATGGACATTCGGTGACGGAGGGGTGAGTACATTGCCAAACCCTACGCACACGTACAGTGACGATGGATATTTCGATGTCCAATTGATCGTTACTACCGATCAAGGCTGTGTCGATACCATGTTTGTTGACAACCAAGTACAGGCGTACCCATTGCCGATTGCTGACTTTACTTTTAGTCCGGAAGAAACGACGATCTACTCTCCAGAAATCGACTTTGTTGACCAGTCATTTGACCCATTCTCATGGTTCTGGGATTTTGGTGACGGTTATTTATCAAGTGAGCAGAATCCGTCACACATTTACGAGCTTCCGGGAGTTTATCTCATTGAGCTCACGGTACAAAACATCTATGGTTGTGAAGACCGCGCCGTAGGCCAGGTGACTATCGACGACCAATTCAATATCTACGTTCCTAATGCCTTCACTCCTGATGGTGACAACGTGAACGACGTCTTCCGTCCAGAGATTGTTGGAGAAGGGATGGTAGATTTCTATGAGCTCCTCATCTTTGACCGATGGGGCATGGTAGTCTTCGAAACCAATGATATGGATGCTGTCTGGCTAGGAGACTTCCGTGATGGAGGTGAATACTACGTTCAAACAGACACTTACATCTGGCAGGTCAAATACCGCCTCAAAGGCGCTGAGGAAAGCGAGATTGTGACAGGGCATGTGAATTTGATTCGGTAGAGTGGGTAAGAATATCTTCCCCAATTCCTCGTTCTCTTCTCGTACCTTCACCTTACAACCATGAATAATATCCTTTCTTTGGCTATGCCACTACCCACACGACGTACCGATATTTACGGATTTATAGGCTCTGCAGGACTAGCGCTCGCCTCTATCGTTCTCGTCATTCTCGGTTTTGTGGCTAAGGAGTTTATTGCTGGAATTCTGGGATTTTTAGGAGCCTGGGCTTATGTATCAGCTGGGGTTTACTATTCCAATGTATGGGATCGTTCTAGCTTGGTGATGGTCGCTGACGAATCCACTTTGGATGCGCAGGAATTGGGGCAAAAGCAATTTCGATTGAGCAGAACCTATGGCTGGTGGATGGCCTTAATTGGGTTGTTACCATCGTTGCTATTCGGAGGAGTAGGATACATGTGCCTGAGCGATTTACAAGACTACGAAGGCATCATGCAAGTCTTTATAATGATCATCGGGACTGGGTTAATCATTTCTATGGTGGCCTTCATTATCGGGATGATTCGTGTATCGAAATACGTCAACTAGACGAACACTTTCATTCCTTGAAAAACTATGTCGGACTACTAGGCTCCTTTTTCGCCATTCTTTATGCCTTGTCGTTATTTCTTGAATTGGGGAGTATTTCAGCGTGTTTAGTTAACTGCCTTCATCTGGGTTGGGTAATCCTAGTCTATCTGCACTACAAAGCACCAGCGGTAATTCACGAATCAACTTTGCTTGATGAGGATGAATTGAATCTAGATTTAGTACGTACTTGGCATCAAACGAGTTTGGCTCGAATTTTTGTTTCGATCATCACGTTTGTATACATGATCATCGCCTTGATTGGCATTTTGTTTATCACAGAGATTGGAACGGGTGAACTAGGCTATTCTCAGTTCTTAGTTATTCCAGCCGGAGTGTTATTGACTATTGCGATGGCCCAACGAATACGTGGGATGAGGTCTGAAGAGTAGGAGGGTTGGCTACTTTACAAAGGCCAAGTTGGTCAGCTCAACAATCGTCTTGAAGTTCCCAAAGGCTACCGTTACTTTGGAACCATTGATCTCGAGAACAGTCCCTCGTTTCTTACCTCCTTTGATCAAGCGAACAGTTGAACCCACCTTAATATTCTCCTGATGCGGTTTCGGCTTTTTCGGGTTCTTCTTTTCCTCTGCCTTCCGCTTCAACTCTGCCGCACGATGCGCTTCTTCAATACGGGACTTTTCTACGGTCAGGTACTTTGTCACATCTTCTAGGAGCGCGCGATTGTCCGGCTTCTTCTTGCCTTTGATATTGGCAGTCTTAAAGCGATCAACGAATTGGTTTAGCTTACGACCACGGTTAAGAAGATCATTGTTTTTGTCGATGATCTCTTGTTGGGCAGCGAGTCGCTCTTCGTATTTACGGAGCTTGTCCTCAAAGCGCTGCTTAGCTTTCTTCGCGTCCGTTTCCGCCTTGAGCGTGCGCATGGTTAGCTTGTTATATTCAGACTTCTCGGTTTGAAGGTCAGCGATCAGCTTATCCATCTTCACCTTTCGGTCATCTAAGCGACTTTTAGCGTCTTCAATGAGCTCTTTGTCGATGCCATTGATCTCTGCCACCTCAAAGGTGAACGAGCTTCCTGGTTGGCCTATATCCAACTTAAAGATTGGATTCAAGGTTTCTTTGTCGAACAGCATCGAGCCGTTCATAGCGTTCTTCAACTGCGCCGCCTTCAACTTAATGTTGGCGTAGTGGGTGGTAATCACACCGAAGCACTTGCGTTGATACAGCGACTCAAAGAATACTTCAGCCAAGGCACCTCCCAATTCTGGATCAGATCCTGTACCAAATTCATCAAGAAGAAGGAGGGTGCGACGGTTCGTTACGTTCAAGAAGTGCTTCATGCGGTTCAAGCGGTAGCTGTAGGTGCTCAATTGGTTTTCAATGCTTTGATTGTCACCAATGTCTGTAAGAACCGAATGGAAGATGCTCATTTTGCTGTTCGGGTCAGCCGGAATCAACAGTCCACTCTGAAGCATCAGCTGAAGCAAGCCACACATTTTCAACGTGATACTCTTTCCTCCTGCATTGGGTCCAGAGATGACGAGCATCCTCGAGAATCGGTCAAGGCGCAAAGATTGAGGGTGTGTTTCAATGCCTGCTTCTTTGTTCGAGAGTAAGAGAACTGGGTGGTATGCTTTGATCAACTCAATCTCTTGTTCATCTGATACGCCCGGAAGATGGGCATCCATATCCAGCGCTAACTTAGTGCGGGCGTTGATGAAATCAAGCTCAATCAAGAGTTCATTGTATGCTTCAATCAAAGGCAGGAAACGACGAACGTTGCGCGTTAGCTCCATCAAGATCTTGCGAATCTCACGTCGCTCATCATCCAACAACATCTCGAACTCGTGGTTGAGCGGCACATTCGAAGAGGGTTCGATGTAGGTCACATTACCTGTCTTCGAAGTACCCATGGCCGCACCAGGAATCTTTCTCTTGTGCGTACTCTGAACAGCAAGTACCCGTCGGTCGCTGATAAACCCTTCTCGTGTGTCAGAAAGGAATCCTTTGTCTGTGAGGTCTTTAAGGACCTTGTTGAAGTTACGATTGATCTTTCTACGGACCGAAGTCATCTCTTGGCGAATCTTCTGGAGTCCAGAGGAGGCGTCGTCGCGAATCTTACCACGATTATCAAAGACTTGATCAATCGGTTCAATGATATCCTTGGTGTAGTAGACACTATCATATAGTGCCCACAATCGAGGGAATTCTTCTTCTTTGGTATCGAAGAAGTAGATCATGCGATTGACTAGGTCTGATGCATCTCGAATGAAAGTAAAGGCTGTCTCTTCCAAAACGCTATCGCGGATCTTCAGCATCTTGATTTCGCGATGCATCTCTGTATAGTCGATGCCTGGGAAACTATGTCCTTCCGTTCTTAGAATCTGGAACTCGCGCGTTTCTTCCAACGCTTTGATGATGCTCTTTTTGTCTTTGAGCGGGGTGAGTTCTGCCGCACGAAGTTGGGCAGTTTC
Coding sequences within it:
- a CDS encoding PKD domain-containing protein, which codes for MTDRANWLKYSLSLCLVLFAQIAFTQCEVDAGDDITICQGETVTLGGSPTIVEGGGGVGVQWSNGLGNGENPTVTPNSTTTYTVNMTGGGCGGESDQITVTVLPSPEADFNFSPNGECGGTTVNFTSTSSGNGLSYDWNFGNPGAPSNSSTQQNPSHEFVAPGNGNTTFTVTLTVTDSNGCVDSFSQTVDVQESPDPTITDADIFTPFVMCGAQGQVTFDLTINNGSTTTGTNTNYFIDWGDASAPYDDPSFTSLTHTYTSEGFYNLTVTVTGDNGCENTANYEVFAGSNPSIGLANPGATINLCAPNTLVFPLTNYENNSPGTEYTITFSDGSPPETFVHPPPASVEHTFNISSCDFTSLGGFANSFYVQIIAENPCGFSAATIEPIQTSSAPTAAMDVFPGTEGCAGSPFTFTNVSTNSNFNNNGNCTNLMTANWSIEPASGWTVTGGSLTDPDSFSAVFDPGTYTITMVGANPCGDDEVSIDICVTTPPEALFAIDPVSGCAPLEVPTTNLSSSLNNCDNESYLWEITPNTGWFVSSGSTTAIDPEFTFTQEGTYTIELNVTNLCGTDIYTQQVTVVEPPAVDLSPIPSACQGTNVTPIVSYDNGGGTISSYDWDFTGGTPDSFNGANPPNVSYPNTGNYTVTITIENECGVGSDSESFLVETAPTVTLSAVDDELCNGQATTLTANGAVTYDWTPAPGLNVINGNQATVNPSSTTTYEVTGYSAAGCIGTASITIDVNPLPVVVPDGTFEICAGDCVDLAVSVSGGQAPYTTYNWTPAGTLDDPSSPTPEACPPFSETYTVSVTDANGCVGQTNVPVTVNPLPAVNAGTDVTLCDQPVAEQLTGFSPLGGTWTGPNVTAGGEFTPSGTGLVTLTYTFTDANGCTNSDDLEVDVIAPTTADAGPDLEICQLSPAEQLVPVTPGGTWSGTDVSVDGLFTPNTVGTFTLTYELGGGSCLSTDQIEVEVFELPVVDAGMDDNICEGDSIQLGAAVSGGELPYATEEWLASPFISDVTDPNTYASPTTTTVFTFTVTDDNGCVDSDDVTINVLSSPVVEAGPNIILCNQPIGEQLTGFSPIAGAGETGEWSGPDIDVDGLFTPSQPGTFTVYYTFTNIAGCTNIDSCDVTVIDPTLANAGPDLGLCLNGADEVLANGGTWTGDNVTPEGVFSPTETGTFDLTYTIGVGTCETSDDLQITVFELPTVDAGLEEFICEEDSTQLSALASSPNGAITDYTWTGVGLSDAAIADPWASPVSTTTFTVEVTDVEGCQASDDVTVNVNGLPVVDAGPDLTLCDQPIAETLTGFSPLPDMTSTGEWTGTGITNADGEFTSPGVGNYTLYYTFTDIAGCVNLDSIQVEVVPPVIAEAGPVQEMCLNNGQYELLGYTPTDNVTWSGDGVVDAAEGIFDPLVSGDGTFTLYLEFGSGTCYTIDSTEVTVLPLPQIIATDTSLCDNVGISPLPEFSPIGGTWEGVGVFDPVNGTYDPAVPTDIDNDIFYWYTDPNTGCADTVNVVVGILPSPLADFTVAPLGCTNGPVDVTNNSDVAATYDWDWGNGDTSTGFDPEYTYPDEGIFDIELIVAHDWGCSDTLVISNEIIDPPTAALTITPDEGCAPLEVAFENNAIGQYLDFEWDLSVTTTTDTVPANVIYQQGDDVLEYEVSLTANNFCGTDIAVDTVTVFPQPVAGFGTDYDEFCTPWDAQINNTSVGNPDIYEWDFGDGTGSALEEPGSHVFYTDSLPTDYTITLITTNECGVDTFAYTITVLPNTVTAFFNTDTTQGCEPLTVEFTDFSEGGTVIAYDFGDDNLSNDPNPVHTFTEAGEYTIYQYVNNGCSFDTTTAQVVVFDSPELDFTTDVPNVCENQPVQFINLSEDVNNVIWDLGDGTETDLTNPTHLYQDGGTFDVTITATSMFNECEATLTQPFTVFAAPETEFSVADQVGCSPFVVNFNNDTQNGNFYQWDFGDNETGNGPDVTHTFFNDTAEPALYTVTLISENLQLCADTFQMDIIVSPTPITDFSLSETESCTFPITLQTFNNTQFADGYEWDFAPFGNSDLAEPEITFDQIGTWDVTLTASNAYGCETSETEPFIVHPAPTASYTANPTWGCIDLPVSFTNESDGTIIDYQWTFGDGGVSTLPNPTHTYSDDGYFDVQLIVTTDQGCVDTMFVDNQVQAYPLPIADFTFSPEETTIYSPEIDFVDQSFDPFSWFWDFGDGYLSSEQNPSHIYELPGVYLIELTVQNIYGCEDRAVGQVTIDDQFNIYVPNAFTPDGDNVNDVFRPEIVGEGMVDFYELLIFDRWGMVVFETNDMDAVWLGDFRDGGEYYVQTDTYIWQVKYRLKGAEESEIVTGHVNLIR